Proteins from a single region of Pyrus communis chromosome 6, drPyrComm1.1, whole genome shotgun sequence:
- the LOC137736862 gene encoding protein NEOXANTHIN-DEFICIENT 1-like, with product MDVGETKCSYGKPPWIFRGSALYQLHLVKATTVRACIPKEFRLVEAFGYTLGGFFLANYDDSPVGMFDELVVIAGLVWSPPTSCAWAAKVLVNSDEACDHGRKEVGLPSQVARFSKRITAVSRQPKSKNIGFLNVIGSSAAFCDPKECIGVQVTEIKASSVKDSFNFNLTTFVPESSAGWRGPAIKLSLPSFSGGTEYYPNLLKYSCRIECRVRAVHPAKVSGPSPMPKTETRQSSEIHTSDTKNHATEELVDNGKNLCEAVMLSKPVLALEFSCMKMQVEAPVVVSNCRNSLATS from the exons ATGGATGTCGGAGAAACAAAATGTTCCTATGGAAAGCCTCCATGGATATTCAGAGGCAG CGCGTTGTATCAGCTCCACCTTGTCAAAGCAACAACTGTTCGAGCATGCATCCCGAAAGAGTTCAGACTAGTTGAAGCATTTGG GTACACTCTTGGTGGCTTCTTTCTTGCCAACTATGATGACAGTCCAGTTGGAATGTTTGATGAG CTCGTTGTGATCGCTGGGCTTGTTTGGAGCCCTCCAACATCTTGCGC cTGGGCAGCTAAGGTGCTTGTGAATAGTGATGAAGCTTGTGACCATGGACGAAAG GAAGTAGGGCTTCCAAGTCAAGTTGCAAGGTTTTCGAAg AGGATTACAGCAGTTTCAAGGCAACCAAAGAGCAAAAacattggatttcttaatgtaATTGGTAGCAGTGCTGCTTTCTGTGATCCAAAAGAATGTATAGGAGTTCAAGTGACCGAAATCAAGGCTTCATCGGTTAAAGATTCCTTTAATTTCAACCTTACCACTTTCG TGCCTGAATCCAGTGCTGGGTGGAGGGGGCCGGCGATCAAATTGTCACTTCCAAGTTTTAG CGGCGGCACAGAATATTATCCCAACCTTCTCAAGTACTCTTGCCGGATTGAGTGcag GGTACGAGCAGTGCATCCAGCAAAAGTATCAGGAccatctccgatgccaaagacCGAGACAAGACAATCATCAGAAATCCATACTAGCGATACAAAGAACCACGCAACTGAAGAACTCGTGGATAACGGCAAGAACCTCTGTGAAGCTGTGATGTTATCAAAGCCTGTATTGGCATTGGAGTTCAGTTGTATGAAAATGCAGGTTGAAGCTCCAGTTGTAGTTTCCAACTGCAGGAACTCTTTAGCAACCTCTTGA
- the LOC137736861 gene encoding serine carboxypeptidase-like 45, whose product MISLPWNTIVLTLILFHITSSSIEAEASPSLLDRITGLPGQPPVGFQQYSGYVTVDAKKQKALFYYFAEAEIDPASKPLVLWLNGGPGCSSLGVGAFSENGPFRPKGEVLVRNEHSWNREANMLYLETPIGVGFSYSTDTSFYEAVADHITARDNLLFLQKWFEKFPQYRNRSLYITGESYAGHFVPQLAELMLQFKEHHFNLKGIALGNPVLEYATDFNSRAEFFWSHGLISDSTYKMFSSVCNYSRFVSEYYRGSVSPICSRVMSQVSRETSKFVDKYDVTLDVCISSVFSQSKALLPQQVADSIDVCVEDEVVNYLNRPDVQKALHARLVGVRQWAVCSNVLDYQVLDVEIPTITIVGKLIKAGIPVLVYSGDQDSVIPLTGSRTLVHGLAEQLRLNTTVPYRVWFEGQQVGGWTQVYGNILSFATIRGASHEAPFSQPERSLVLFKSFLKGRPLPEVF is encoded by the exons ATGATTTCCCTACCATGGAACACCATTGTACTCACTCTAATTCTCTTCCACATAACTTCTTCCTCCATTGAAGCAGAAGCTTCTCCTTCTCTGCTCGACAGAATTACCGGGTTGCCGGGTCAGCCCCCCGTCGGGTTCCAGCAGTATTCTGGCTATGTGACCGTTGATGCGAAAAAACAGAAAGCTCTGTTTTACTATTTTGCTGAAGCAGAAATAGATCCAGCTTCCAAGCCTCTTGTCCTCTGGCTCAATGGAG GTCCTGGTTGTTCTTCCCTTGGAGTCGGAGCATTCTCTGAGAACGGACCGTTTAGGCCTAAAGGAGAAGTCTTGGTTCGAAATGAGCATAGCTGGAATAGAG AAGCAAACATGCTGTACCTGGAGACACCAATTGGAGTGGGGTTCTCTTACTCAACGGATACTTCTTTTTATGAGGCTGTAGCCGATCACATCACAG CCAGGGACAATCTTCTGTTCTTGCAAAAGTGGTTTGAAAAATTCCCGCAATACAGAAATAGAAGCTTGTATATTACTGGAGAAAGCTATGCTG gtCACTTTGTTCCTCAGCTAGCAGAACTCATGCTCCAGTTCAAGGAACATCACTTCAATTTGAAAGGAATTGCT TTGGGTAATCCAGTCCTAGAATATGCAACTGACTTCAATTCAAGAGCTGAGTTCTTCTGGTCTCATGGATTGATATCGGATTCAACTTACAAAATGTTCAGTTCCGTTTGCAACTACTCGCGGTTTGTGAGTGAATATTACAGAGGCTCAGTTTCGCCTATTTGTTCGAGGGTGATGAGCCAAGTGAGCAGAGAAACCAGTAAATTTGTTGACAAGTATGATGTCACCCTTGATGTTTGTATATCATCTGTGTTTTCCCAATCCAAAGCCCTCCTTCCTCAG CAAGTTGCTGATTCAATAGATGTGTGTGTTGAGGATGAAGTAGTTAATTATTTGAACAGGCCAGACGTGCAGAAGGCGCTTCATGCTCGTCTTGTTGGAGTTCGACAGTGGGCAGTTTGCAGCAA CGTACTGGATTATCAGGTGCTGGATGTGGAGATACCAACGATCACAATCGTAGGCAAACTTATCAAAGCAGGAATACCGGTCTTAGTTTACAG CGGCGACCAAGATTCTGTTATCCCGTTGACTGGAAGTCGAACATTAGTTCATGGACTTGCAGAGCAGTTAAGACTAAACACCACTGTGCCTTATAGAGTCTGGTTTGAAGGACAACAG GTTGGTGGATGGACTCAAGTTTACGGTAATATTCTTTCTTTTGCCACCATTAGAGGAGCATCACACGAAGCGCCATTCTCGCAGCCTGAGAGATCACTCGTGCTGTTCAAGTCGTTTTTGAAGGGCCGGCCTCTGCCAGAAGTGTTCTGA
- the LOC137737348 gene encoding coiled-coil domain-containing protein SCD2-like — protein sequence MDRRGTDSPVYARQWTSESTATVGGATSPAMSPVRGHHARSSSASGVSNIKRTQNFAAKAAAQRLAQVMASQTADDDDDEDDDLGFRYSAPPPLSLSRNANSPGAKPALPSLRSTTRSPSPALARTSLDETPQVRSTSTGRPAMSLRAAPPLVPPNRTPRTATSMPPLDPPITNSKKENRFLSEIGNYKSKDPGDQRDASALRDELEMLQEENENILDKLRHEEEKCDETEARIRELEKQVAAFGEGMSLDAKFLSRKEAALRQKEVALKDAKQSKDGAEKEVASIQSEVEKAKEASAVVMRQLHGAESEVKSLRSMTQRMILTQEEMEEVVLKRCWLARNWGLAAKLGICADIAVAKYEYWSSLAPLPFEVVISAGQRAKEELWEKASNGGLEKRNKLLQDLDDLTGEGNIESMLAVEMGLKELASLKVEDEIVLALAQQRRPNSVRLSFSDIKSPADPKFTEAIELSPEESEDVLFKEAWLTYFWRRAKVLGIEEDIAKERVQFWINRSGHAPSSHDAVDVEEGLMELRKLGIESRLWEESRKAIDQDSSVSVAQKSAPR from the exons ATGGACCGGAGGGGAACCGACAGCCCTGTCTACGCCCGCCAGTGGACGAGCGAGTCCACCGCCACTGTCGGCGGAGCTACATCTCCGGCAATGTCGCCGGTTCGTGGCCACCACGCGCGGTCCTCCTCCGCCAGCGGAGTTTCCAACATCAAACGCACTCAGAACTTTGCCGCCAAGGCCGCGGCCCAGCGCCTCGCTCAGGTCATGGCCTCGCAGACCgccgacgacgacgacgacgaagaTGATGATCTAGGATTCCGGTACAGTGCTCCCCCACCGCTCTCTCTTTCCAGGAATGCTAACAGTCCCGGTGCTAAGCCTGCGCTTCCGTCTTTGAGGTCCACTACTAGATCGCCTTCGCCCGCG TTAGCTCGGACCTCTTTAGACGAAACTCCACAGGTTCGCTCAACATCAACAGGAAGGCCAGCAATGTCTCTTCGTGCGGCACCTCCATTGGTACCACCCAATAGAACACCGAGGACAGCAACTTCCATGCCACCACTGGACCCTCCCATCACTAATAGCAAAAAAGAGAATCG ATTCTTATCAGAAATAGGAAATTACAAATCAAAAGATCCAGGAGATCAACGTGATGCTTCTGCACTCCGTGATGAA CTTGAAATGCTACAAGAAGAGAATGAGAATATTCTTGATAAG CTTAGACATGAAGAAGAGAAATGCGATGAGACAGAGGCTAGAATTAGAGAACTTGAAAAACAG GTTGCTGCATTTGGAGAAGGCATGTCTTTGGATGCTAAATTCTTGAGCAG AAAGGAAGCTGCCTTGCGGCAAAAAGAG GTTGCACTAAAAGatgcaaaacaatcaaaagaTGGGGCCGAAAAGGAGGTTGCATCTATTCAGTCTGAAGTTGAG AAAGCAAAAGAAGCGAGTGCAGTTGTTATGAGACAACTCCATGGAGCTGAATCTGAAGTGAAATCTCTACGGTCAATGACACAAAGAATGATATTGACTCAGGAAGAAATG GAAGAAGTAGTCCTCAAGAGGTGTTGGCTTGCACGCAATTGGGGTTTAGCTGCAAAGCTTG GTATATGTGCAGATATTGCAGTTGCTAAGTACGAATACTGGTCATCATTAGCTCCTCTCCCATTTGAGGTCGTCATTTCTGCAGGACAAAGGGCTAAGGAGGAACTTTGGGAAAAAGCTA GTAATGGTGGTCTTGAGAAGAGAAACAAACTGTTGCAAGACTTGGATGATCTTACCGGAGAAGGAAACATTGAGAGTATGCTTGCTGTTGAAATGGGGTTGAAGGAGCTTGCTTCCTTGAAG GTTGAGGATGAAATTGTGCTTGCATTGGCTCAACAACGACGTCCAAACTCTGTTCGATTATCATTCTCGG ATATCAAATCACCAGCTGATCCAAAGTTTACGGAGGCTATTG AATTGAGTCCCGAGGAGTCAGAGGATGTTCTTTTTAAGGAG GCATGGCTTACTTATTTTTGGAGAAGAGCCAAAGTTCTTGGTATAGAGGAGGACATTGCCAAAGAAAGAGTTCAGTTTTGGATTAACCGCAGTGGGCATGCACCGTCTTCACATGATGCTGTCGATg TTGAGGAAGGGTTGATGGAACTCAGGAAGTTGGGAATTGAGAGCCGACTGTGGGAAGAATCCCGCAAGGCAATTGATCAAGACTCTTCCGTGTCTGTTGCACAGAAATCTGCTCCACGGTGA